One genomic window of Vibrio mangrovi includes the following:
- the btuC gene encoding vitamin B12 ABC transporter permease BtuC, with translation MDFTQLLFEKRKRWYRAIIAMSTLLLAFSAVYVFAGEVFITPWHEMTGFDRQLILELRAPRLIAAIVIGACLAVSGATLQVLLGNVLAEPGIIGVSGGASVAMVIILFFFPLAATPLVFMLGAIIGAMVFTSILVGIARSMRLTTIRLLLVGVALGILARSVVTWAFYFSTDLSLRQLMYWLMGSIGGVDWSYHLLSLLILPVFIWLILQGSVLDRLMMGEIHAKQLGIDVHRVRWKLIVAVAILVGASVALGGIIGFVGLVVPHLLRLAFGTENRYLLPVSAVAGALLLVFADLISRTALDSAELPLGVVTTTIGAPVFIWMLLKNHDSR, from the coding sequence ATGGATTTTACTCAACTTCTTTTTGAAAAAAGGAAGCGTTGGTATCGTGCAATTATTGCGATGAGTACGCTATTACTTGCTTTTAGTGCTGTTTATGTTTTTGCCGGAGAGGTGTTTATTACGCCCTGGCATGAGATGACGGGCTTTGACCGGCAACTGATTCTGGAATTACGAGCTCCCCGGTTGATCGCTGCTATCGTTATTGGTGCATGTTTGGCCGTTTCCGGAGCGACATTGCAGGTTTTACTGGGAAATGTACTGGCAGAACCGGGAATCATTGGCGTCTCCGGAGGTGCCAGTGTGGCTATGGTGATTATTCTTTTCTTCTTCCCTCTGGCAGCAACTCCACTGGTTTTTATGTTGGGTGCAATCATTGGGGCAATGGTATTTACTTCCATTCTGGTCGGAATTGCTCGAAGTATGCGGCTGACAACGATTCGCTTATTGCTTGTCGGTGTCGCGTTGGGGATTCTGGCCCGTTCGGTTGTCACCTGGGCGTTTTACTTCAGTACGGATTTGAGTTTGAGACAACTGATGTACTGGCTGATGGGCAGTATTGGTGGCGTTGACTGGTCTTATCATCTGCTTTCGCTATTAATATTACCAGTGTTTATCTGGTTGATTCTTCAGGGGAGTGTGTTGGATCGACTGATGATGGGAGAGATACATGCAAAACAATTGGGTATCGATGTTCATCGTGTTCGCTGGAAACTGATTGTTGCTGTTGCGATTCTCGTCGGTGCTTCAGTTGCTTTAGGCGGGATTATCGGTTTTGTCGGGTTGGTAGTACCACACTTGTTACGCCTGGCATTCGGGACTGAGAACCGTTATCTCTTGCCTGTCTCCGCTGTTGCAGGTGCGCTATTACTGGTGTTTGCTGATTTGATCTCCCGGACCGCACTCGATTCCGCCGAGTTGCCTTTGGGAGTGGTGACCACAACTATCGGGGCGCCGGTATTTATATGGATGCTATTGAAAAATCATGATTCACGTTAG
- the btuD gene encoding vitamin B12 ABC transporter ATP-binding protein BtuD has product MIHVRDLSVGTRLLPLSFDCAQGELIHVVGPNGSGKSTLLTALAGMIPYRGNIQLGETDLTHLSLPALAQLRAYLSQHERPAFSIDVYQYLALSIPSVLPVTQEKSSVVIQELVQRLNLQDKLHRSIHQISGGEWQRVRLAGSCLQIWPTLNPHARLMILDEPAAALDVGQEYMLYELLQDVNSMGITVIMANHDLNRTLRYADKTLLLNQGILQQWGDTRSVLAPEHVADVFRTQVQSVEIQGKSYLLFD; this is encoded by the coding sequence ATGATTCACGTTAGAGATCTCAGTGTAGGAACCCGCCTGCTTCCACTTAGTTTCGATTGTGCTCAGGGGGAGTTGATTCATGTCGTTGGTCCAAATGGTAGTGGTAAAAGTACGCTTCTTACAGCTTTAGCCGGGATGATTCCCTATCGGGGAAATATCCAGTTGGGGGAAACAGATCTTACCCATCTTTCTCTGCCGGCTCTGGCTCAACTCAGGGCTTATTTATCTCAGCATGAGCGTCCTGCATTTTCTATTGATGTTTACCAGTATCTTGCGTTGTCTATACCGTCGGTTTTACCTGTCACACAGGAAAAGTCGTCTGTTGTGATTCAGGAATTGGTGCAGCGGTTAAACTTGCAGGATAAGTTGCATCGTTCAATTCACCAGATATCTGGTGGAGAGTGGCAGCGTGTCAGGCTTGCCGGTAGTTGTTTACAGATTTGGCCGACGCTGAACCCCCATGCCCGGCTGATGATTCTGGATGAGCCCGCAGCTGCTCTGGATGTTGGTCAGGAGTATATGCTGTACGAATTATTGCAGGACGTGAATAGCATGGGAATAACGGTGATTATGGCGAATCATGATTTGAATCGTACACTTCGGTATGCTGATAAGACATTACTGCTGAATCAGGGGATTTTGCAGCAGTGGGGAGATACCCGGTCTGTTCTGGCTCCTGAACATGTTGCCGATGTATTCCGGACACAAGTCCAGTCGGTTGAAATTCAAGGGAAATCCTACTTACTGTTCGATTAG
- a CDS encoding succinylglutamate desuccinylase, translated as MSNSLFRQSFLIDSLYSDGALLSSEYTTDDGVLLKLHCPGVLEVIPPQLDEKTQHIVVSCAIHGKDAGPVELVNRIVSDIESGFQPVREHCLFIIAHLEALKHHTQFFDENLERLFDDKPRESSQELVIADNLKIFLKAFWKETSSENRWHFDLHSTLNPSSYHTFAISPKVRHTVRPKALVNFVELSHLDALVLANAPSSSFSWYTADCYSARSLAIALGQSSRLGQSLLDRFNAFDITLRDLCAREPNEHLPRKTKFYRVSRTIVRMNDDFDFIFSDEVENFTAFVHGEVFGHDGDKPLMAKNEGEAILFPDKYVSVGEQAALMVCPVTVRYEQDQLVYD; from the coding sequence ATGAGCAATTCACTTTTTCGTCAGTCATTTCTGATTGATAGCTTATATAGTGATGGTGCTCTTTTATCGAGTGAATACACAACGGATGATGGTGTACTGTTGAAGCTGCATTGTCCGGGTGTTCTGGAAGTGATTCCGCCACAATTGGATGAAAAGACACAACATATTGTTGTATCGTGTGCGATTCATGGCAAAGATGCAGGGCCGGTTGAATTGGTTAATCGCATCGTTTCTGACATCGAAAGTGGGTTTCAGCCTGTTCGGGAACATTGTCTGTTCATTATCGCTCATTTAGAAGCACTCAAACATCACACTCAGTTTTTTGATGAAAATCTGGAGCGTTTATTTGATGATAAGCCCAGAGAATCGTCTCAGGAACTGGTGATCGCCGATAATCTGAAAATATTCCTGAAAGCGTTTTGGAAAGAAACATCCAGCGAAAACCGCTGGCACTTTGACTTGCACAGTACGCTGAATCCCTCTTCTTATCATACATTCGCGATTAGCCCGAAGGTGCGTCACACTGTCCGGCCTAAGGCATTGGTCAATTTTGTGGAGTTGTCTCACCTTGATGCGCTTGTACTGGCTAATGCGCCATCCAGCTCTTTCAGTTGGTATACGGCAGATTGTTATTCAGCCCGCTCTCTGGCGATTGCGCTTGGACAATCCTCCCGGCTGGGGCAAAGTTTGCTTGATCGTTTTAATGCGTTTGATATTACGCTCAGGGATTTATGTGCCCGGGAGCCAAATGAGCATTTACCGAGAAAAACAAAGTTTTACCGGGTGAGCCGGACAATTGTCCGTATGAATGATGACTTCGATTTTATTTTTTCTGACGAGGTTGAGAATTTTACCGCTTTTGTTCATGGCGAGGTTTTTGGTCATGACGGAGATAAGCCATTGATGGCAAAAAATGAAGGGGAAGCCATATTATTTCCTGATAAATATGTTTCGGTCGGGGAACAGGCAGCTTTGATGGTTTGTCCGGTCACGGTAAGATACGAGCAGGATCAACTGGTTTACGATTAG